Proteins from one Ammospiza nelsoni isolate bAmmNel1 chromosome 18, bAmmNel1.pri, whole genome shotgun sequence genomic window:
- the MLEC gene encoding malectin isoform X2 produces the protein MVGARTRGAPLLPPVLLLPLLLRGAAGGIADSVVWAVNAGGDAHVDVNGIHFRKDPLEGRVGRASDYGMKLPILRSNAEDQILYQTERYNEETFGYEVPIKEEGDYVLVLKFAEVYFAQSQQKMFQSCNHTQAWRKKRKMMMKMTMMMVPVSKNRQIRTGFSQAHAHQTPMPRTTAASCFLYWWPLVSSSLPSSASADCESKPHSASAQGLGGKELDQIWLLSISPYCS, from the exons ATGGTGGGCGCTCGTACGCGCGGggcgccgctgctgccgcccgTGCTGCTactgccgctgctgctgcggggcgcggcgggcggcATCGCCGACAGCGTCGTCTGGGCCGTCAACGCGGGCGGCGATGCCCATGTGGACGTGAACGGCATCCACTTCCGCAAGGACCCGCTCGAGGGCCGCGTGGGCCGAG CCTCTGACTATGGTATGAAGCTGCCAATCCTGAGGTCCAATGCAGAGGACCAGATCCTGTACCAGACCGAGCGCTACAATGAGGAAACCTTTGGCTATGAAGTTCCCATCAAAGAGGAGGGTGACTATGTGCTGGTGTTGAAGTTTGCAGAGGTCTATTTTGCACAGTCTCAACAGAAG ATGTTCCAAAGCTGCAACCACACCCAGGCctggagaaaaaagaggaagatgatgatgaagatgacTATGATGATGGTTCCAGTGTCAAAAAACAGGCAAATAAGAACCGGGTTCAGTCAGGCCCACGCACACCAAACCCCTATGCCTCGGACAACAGCAGCCTCATGTTTCCTATACTGGTGGCCTTTGGTGTCTTCATCCCTACCCTCTTCTGCCTCTGCCGATTGTGAGAGCAAGCCCCACAGTGCAtcagcccaggggctgggagggaaggagtTGGACCAAATATGGTTGCTTTCAATTTCTCCATATTGTTcataa
- the MLEC gene encoding malectin isoform X1: MVGARTRGAPLLPPVLLLPLLLRGAAGGIADSVVWAVNAGGDAHVDVNGIHFRKDPLEGRVGRASDYGMKLPILRSNAEDQILYQTERYNEETFGYEVPIKEEGDYVLVLKFAEVYFAQSQQKVFDVRLNGHVVVKDLDIFDRVGHSTAHDEIIPMSIKKGKLSVQGEVSTFTGKLHIEFVKGYYDNPKICALYILQGTVEDVPKLQPHPGLEKKEEDDDEDDYDDGSSVKKQANKNRVQSGPRTPNPYASDNSSLMFPILVAFGVFIPTLFCLCRL, encoded by the exons ATGGTGGGCGCTCGTACGCGCGGggcgccgctgctgccgcccgTGCTGCTactgccgctgctgctgcggggcgcggcgggcggcATCGCCGACAGCGTCGTCTGGGCCGTCAACGCGGGCGGCGATGCCCATGTGGACGTGAACGGCATCCACTTCCGCAAGGACCCGCTCGAGGGCCGCGTGGGCCGAG CCTCTGACTATGGTATGAAGCTGCCAATCCTGAGGTCCAATGCAGAGGACCAGATCCTGTACCAGACCGAGCGCTACAATGAGGAAACCTTTGGCTATGAAGTTCCCATCAAAGAGGAGGGTGACTATGTGCTGGTGTTGAAGTTTGCAGAGGTCTATTTTGCACAGTCTCAACAGAAG GTATTTGATGTTCGCTTGAATGGCCACGTGGTGGTGAAAGACTTGGACATTTTTGACAGAGTtggacacagcacagctcacGATGAGATCATTCCCATGAGtatcaaaaaaggaaaactgagtGTCCAGGGAGAGGTTTCAACATTCACAGGAAAGCTCCACATTGAGTTTGTAAAG gGCTACTATGACAATCCGAAAATCTGTGCCCTGTACATCCTGCAAGGAACAGTGGAAG ATGTTCCAAAGCTGCAACCACACCCAGGCctggagaaaaaagaggaagatgatgatgaagatgacTATGATGATGGTTCCAGTGTCAAAAAACAGGCAAATAAGAACCGGGTTCAGTCAGGCCCACGCACACCAAACCCCTATGCCTCGGACAACAGCAGCCTCATGTTTCCTATACTGGTGGCCTTTGGTGTCTTCATCCCTACCCTCTTCTGCCTCTGCCGATTGTGA